From the genome of Phycisphaerae bacterium:
CAGCATTGCCGCCTTTGCGGAAACAAACTGTGAAAGCGGAACGCAAACTTCGTTCCACTGCTGGGTAACAGGTATTGCCGCGGCCCAGTTCGAACCGTCTTTTTCCATCAGTGTAATGCCGAAATGCGTAGTTGCCTTTTCGACGGCACGAGCACGCACACACAATGTCTGGAATTTACTGAAATCGTCAAGCCTGCCGTCAGTCTCTCTGCCGAATATATACCGGCACGAAACATCCTGCGGTTCACTTTTCAAACTTTCCACTTCGAAACGAAGAGCGAGTTTGCCTGCCGTCGCAGCCTCGACAAAATTATAGGTATAATGCGGACCGTGCCAATATTGTGAAAACAAAAGCTTATCACGGTCCCTGCTGACATCATAAAGAACTATGGGTGAATTCGCATCTGCGACAAAAGTTTCCCACATATTTTCAGTTGAAAAATCCCAATCTCCCGGCTTGCCTGAAACATCGGCCGGAAAAGACTGTACCTTTTCGCCATTTTGAACTGTTATGCAATATCTGATTAAACCGTTTTTAAACTTATCGGCAGGCACTTTGACAGAATATACAGATCCTTTTTGCCGCTGCATCGGATACTCCGCAAAAAATCTGTGCGGTTCCTGCCTGAGATTCAAAGATACCTTATCGGGCAGTTTCGAATTGCATACTGTCGCTGTTACAACGAAATCTCTGCCTGATGCGATTTGCGATTGGGGCTCGAACACAACCGCCGTCGGCAATTCTTTTTCCGGCGGAGCGATAAAAGATGCTGAAACTTCCGGGTTCGGGGCATTTACATCACTGCGTTTAAGCAAATACACGCCCGGATGAATTATAAAATCGCCCTTCTCTGCTTTTGTATGAAAGTTATTTTCTTTGTTAATCGCGTCAACCGCAAAGGAACCGCCTAAATCCGGAAGATTAATTTCCATCGGCCATTCGCGACACAGAACACGTGAAACTTCGCGGCCGAAACGCAGCTTGCTGTAAGGGTCATCTACGATAATTGCATCGGGATAAACTTCCAGCCTCCAAACACCTGTCTGAAGTTTATCCAGAAAATAACAGCCTGTTCCTTCATACGAAACAATCGGCGAAGAACCGCAGCCGGCAACCTGTTCCAAATCTTGCGCCTTTGGCGGATTGGTTTTCGTATCGTTCGAATACATAAACGCGCGTTCAGAAACCATTTCACTTAAATTCTGTTCATAACTTACACGGAAATCGCCGAAATTGCAGTCCTGCGGATATTTTCCATAAGACTTCAATCGTGGAAGGTCGTGAAAAGCCCGTGATGCGATAATAAAGCTCATCGCTTTATTGGGTGTATAAATCAGATTCAGATAATGAGTCTGAAATTCGATATTACTCGATGCGATGGGCAGTGGGTCGTATGTAAACATCGCCGCAAACTGGCCGCCGCCGATGCGAAATTCTCTTGCCATCGCCGGATACATATACGCACCGCCGATATCGGCACTATCGAATTCGTAAACCACTTTTGCCTTTGAAGCGATTAATGGGTCCTTCATCATGGGAAAATCTTCAGCGTTAAGCAGGAAGTTACCGCGCAGTGTCCGGCCGGCAAGAAGTTCCGCCGGATACCACCCGAAAGTAACGCCTTCTACATTTGATTTGGCCACATCGGCCACGGCTGTTTTATTCTGACTGAAATTGAAAAAAAGCGGCTGCTTACAGCCCGTATCTCGAACCGCCTTTGCCAGAGTATTTATATAATCGGTAACATTCGGCGGCAAATAAGGCTCATTCACAAGTTCAAGACCCAAAATCGCAGGGTCGTCTTTATACGCCAGTTTTGTATATCGATTAACGTGCCGCATAATCTGGCTCAGATAGTTCGCCTGTATTTTTATTCCGTTCGGGTCTGTACCTATTTTGCTGCGGCCGCGGCCTTTGCCATATACCTTTGAAAAACCGTCAATCGGCATATCAAAAGCATCAGGCCACCGCGGGTCATACAGAACTATCGGAGAAAACAGCATATAAATTCCGTTTTCCTTTGCTTTATACACCAGATAATCAAGCAGGCGAAGATGTTCGTTGTCGACAAGATTCCCGTTTGCATCTGCACATTCCCAATCACCCCAGAAACTCAGACGAATCCCATCCAAACCCATACGAACAAAATGAGCAATGTCATCGTCTATTGTTTTTTCATAAGAGGCGCCGACCCTTGCGACCATTCGGTATGCACTTGCCGAAGGCACACAATAATTTATTCCAAAAAGCGCAACTTCATCGCCGTTGTCCTGCCATTGTATAACGCCCTGTTTGTCAACGTTAGTCCATCGCTCCGCCTGCTGTGCCGACAAAGTTGCGCCTGTAATTAAAATTAAAAATAGTATTAATTTTTTATTTTTCATATTTCAATACCATAACACCATAAGGTTTAACTTCAACTTTACCGTTATGTTTTTTGCCGGTGAGCAAATCCACAGCGCCCCTAGCAAGCGTTAATGACGCAGGACGGTTTTCAAACTCGACAGCGATAAGCCCTTTTCCTGCCTTGCCATTTCGGGGTACAACAAGAAGATTAGGACTTGCCTGTGCCGCCGGGGCGATTTCCGCTTCTTTGCATACTGACAGCAATAATTTTTTAAGGTCTTCCGGTTTCGGCATTGTGCCTAACAAAATGACCTGTCCTTTGCCGACCTTTTTCCGCATCACAGCGGCAAGACCCTTCAGCGGCCCGTCCGTATAAGCCGCCAGCACTTCCGCACCGCAGGGGTCAAATCCGTCATACCATATCGAACCGGAAGACTGGTTTCCATCGGACCAGCGGAGAGCAAAATCTTTGGGGTCGCCCGGAATCTGGTAATTACAATAAGTTTCGGTCACCTGTTCCAAAGAACCGAAAGGCGAATGTGTGAACTCTGTCGCTTCAATTGTGCGATTATCGGATAATGGGCCGACAATCCATATACCGCCGGCTTTAACCCATGCTTTTATTCGCTGACGCAGTCCCGCTTCGTCCATCGCCGGCAGAAACGGCGAGCATACTACCTTGTAAGAATCCAGCGATGCCGCCGGGTCGATGACATCAGCCCTAAGTGAGGCGCCGATTAGCGACCGATAGAAACTGCCGGTGATTTTTTCACTGTATTTGAAACCGTTAACAATGGGTTGAAAATCAAACATCAGCCAGGCCAGGCAGGAAAAGTGTACCGCAAGGCCGGAATTAACAGGCCTGGTTCCATTTATAAACTCAGCCGATGAATGAAAACCGGCAGCGATTTCTTTTACTTCGTTTATTATATGAAGCGGCCGGCCGCAACTTGAAATTACTGAGCCGTGCATCATTTCCTGACCGCTCCAGTGCCCGCGCCACAGCCAATAAAGAACCGCCTCGCCTCCCAAAGCTATCGGCAGCCATGAATTTGCCCGGCAAAATCCATCGGAACGGTATTTGCCGGCTACGGTAGAGCCGTTCCAGCAGGTCGATGTCTCCGTATTCCAAAAAGGTTTGTCTTTGAGAGACCTTATCATATCGTACCAGAACACAACCCCCCACAAATCGTATTCCTGATGATAATTATTTACCTGAACAATATCTAAATTCCGGTGGATTTTGTGATAGTTGATACCGCCAAGACACATCATATCGGTTCCGACCGGCTGGCGGCATAGTTTATGCAAAATTTCCGCCTGATGCTCCGTGAACTCTATATAAGAATCCGACTGAAAATTCATCCACGCCGTCAACAGCGAAGGATGGTGCCATGTATCGGTCCTCGGAATCGGCAGTTGTAAAAACGATTGGTATGTCTGGCTCCACAAATCTGTTCCCCATGCTTTATTGAGCGCCTCAATTCCGCCGAATCTTTTGCGCATCGACTCCTGGAACTTTTTATGACATACCGCACAGCAGCAGCCTCTGCCGTTGCGCGGCTCAGGATATTGCTCGTTATCAATCTGCCAGCCGATTATATTTTTATCACTGCCGAACTCTTCTGCTAATTTCGTTACTATTTTTGCGCAATAGTCTCGATACACAGGATTGTTGGGGCAGGCATGCCTTCGTCCGCCATGCTGGGAGATTTGACCATTATCCTTAACGACAAAAACTTCGGGATATTTTTCCACAAGCCATATCGGCGGTGTACAGGTAGGTGTACCCATAATTGTGGCAATACCCGCCCCGCCCAGTTTGTCAACAGCGAGGTGCAGCCAATCGAAATCGAACTTGCCTTCGCGAGGCTCCATTCTGCTCCAGGCAAACTCGCCGAGACGCATCAAATTCATCCCGGCCTGCTTCATCAATGCAATATCTTCGTCAATCAGTTCCAGCGGCCAGTCTTCGGGATAATAAGCCGCACCCAGATACGGCCCTTCAAATTTCTTCATATGCCTCCTAAAATGGAAAAAACGCCATTATTGTGAATATTTGCGTGCATTATACACTTTCCACAAATACTTATAACGCCACTTTGCGTTAACTTGTAACCATTTTGCGACGCAGCGAGTATGGGAAAATTTTACAAAAAAATATTATTCTGATATGTGAACTTCAGTTGTGTCTCCGATTCCTTTACGCATCACAACAATATAGATTACAGCAAAGCTGAAAATTCTTGCCGCAAGTGAAACCGGAAATACGTGCCAGATGGAAAAATATTTTACAATCAAACTGCCTATCAGTGTTCCCAGTCCGCCGAACAGACTCGATGTTATTGTCATTACCGCCAGATATGTGCTTCGCTTTTTGTCTTTTGTAAGCATTGACGTGATGGCAGGATTCACTATCGTCGTGCCGTTTACAAAAATACCCGTGATAAGCCACGCGATGGATATTAACAGTATCGGTTTTACAGACGCTGAAAGTAGGTAGAAAATCGGTATGATGCTCCATAAACAGTGGCATATGAGGAAAACTTTTCTTGTTCCGAACTTTTCGATAATCCTGCCCCAGAAAAGAAACGAAACAAATCCGCTCATCTGAACAAGACAAACCGAAATAAGCGTCAGCATAACGAATCTGTTCTCGAATCCGAGGTCTTTCATCAGATACGGAATAAAAAACGGCTCGCAGATATTTATACTTGCCGTCCACAGCAGCATTATCATCATCCATTGCCTGAATTTTTTGTCGGCCCATGGCTGCATTATAATTTTCAGGGAATTCCCTTTCGTCTCCTGCGTTTTCTTAAGCGGCTCAGGTATTTTGACATGAAAGAAAAGGTCGATTATCCCAAGTGTCAGCCCGAACGCGAATACCAGCCGGACTATTATCATCTTATGGGCGTGGTCGGACTGCTGCACCGCCAGACCTGCAAACAAGGCAATACCCATCATAAAAAATTGTATAACCGCGCTTCGCCGGGACATAAATCCGGCCAATTGCTTTTCCGATATCAAATCATAAAGCCAGCTCGACCACGATGGTGCTGCAAGATTTCCGAATATCGCGCTCGCCACGCATAACGAAATTATGCTCAACGGCCCAAGTGGTATCCAGAATGAAAATACGATAGGCACGAAACAAAGCCGCGACAAAATGGAAAATACATACCACGGATATTTCCTGTTGCCCCAGAAATCCTCTAACGCCCAGCCGAATATCTGGAACGCTACCGCGAACGAAACCAGAGAGACCATAATACCAAGCTGGTACTTGGACATACCGGAGGCAAAACAGAAAAACGTAAAGTATATTCCTGTCGGCCCCAGAAACGTACCGTAAATAGTGCCCAATACGCCTGTCCAGATATGCCGTCTGCGTATCCATGGAAGTTCATTTTCCTGAATCTGACGCGTTCTGAAGATGTCGTCGCCGCTGCTGAAAGCCGGCACAATGCTTTTAATTTTTTTTAAAACCATACGAACTGCATTTCCACAGATTTTTTAGAAACTTTTCAAATCATACTTACAATATCTGAAAAGTAAAGACACTGTTTTTCAGGTACACCTTTGCTAAAAGGCCGGACTTGACAGGTCTTTTACTCTTTTCCAACCTGTTTCCTGCTGTCACACTTTCTGATAAAGCCTGGTATAGATGAGTGTTAAAAGCGTAGTATAATATCTGATTGAGATTGAAAGGATTTATTGTAAACCATTTGATTTCAATGGTATATAAATGGAGCCAACAAGATTCTCCACAGGACATCTTACGGCAGAACCTGCGACCTCCTGCATGCCATGCAAGCACTTCGGTTATAACCAGTTATCTGCTTTTCCTAAAAACTAAACCACCCAGGCCAAGCAGCAAAAGTGTTGCAGGTTCAGGAACAACCCAGAGAATAGCGTGGTAATTACCTCCATCATCTAATGCATTGCCAATAATATTCCCGGAACTATCGATAGCATAAGCCACTGAATTTGTAAATCCTGTTGGCAGGAATTCACTTAAGTCAACATAGTCCTCCGCACTGCCATTCCAAAGCAAAGCGCGGCCATTGGCATTGCTGGAGAAGAATGT
Proteins encoded in this window:
- a CDS encoding beta-galactosidase; its protein translation is MKKFEGPYLGAAYYPEDWPLELIDEDIALMKQAGMNLMRLGEFAWSRMEPREGKFDFDWLHLAVDKLGGAGIATIMGTPTCTPPIWLVEKYPEVFVVKDNGQISQHGGRRHACPNNPVYRDYCAKIVTKLAEEFGSDKNIIGWQIDNEQYPEPRNGRGCCCAVCHKKFQESMRKRFGGIEALNKAWGTDLWSQTYQSFLQLPIPRTDTWHHPSLLTAWMNFQSDSYIEFTEHQAEILHKLCRQPVGTDMMCLGGINYHKIHRNLDIVQVNNYHQEYDLWGVVFWYDMIRSLKDKPFWNTETSTCWNGSTVAGKYRSDGFCRANSWLPIALGGEAVLYWLWRGHWSGQEMMHGSVISSCGRPLHIINEVKEIAAGFHSSAEFINGTRPVNSGLAVHFSCLAWLMFDFQPIVNGFKYSEKITGSFYRSLIGASLRADVIDPAASLDSYKVVCSPFLPAMDEAGLRQRIKAWVKAGGIWIVGPLSDNRTIEATEFTHSPFGSLEQVTETYCNYQIPGDPKDFALRWSDGNQSSGSIWYDGFDPCGAEVLAAYTDGPLKGLAAVMRKKVGKGQVILLGTMPKPEDLKKLLLSVCKEAEIAPAAQASPNLLVVPRNGKAGKGLIAVEFENRPASLTLARGAVDLLTGKKHNGKVEVKPYGVMVLKYEK
- a CDS encoding MFS transporter; the encoded protein is MVLKKIKSIVPAFSSGDDIFRTRQIQENELPWIRRRHIWTGVLGTIYGTFLGPTGIYFTFFCFASGMSKYQLGIMVSLVSFAVAFQIFGWALEDFWGNRKYPWYVFSILSRLCFVPIVFSFWIPLGPLSIISLCVASAIFGNLAAPSWSSWLYDLISEKQLAGFMSRRSAVIQFFMMGIALFAGLAVQQSDHAHKMIIVRLVFAFGLTLGIIDLFFHVKIPEPLKKTQETKGNSLKIIMQPWADKKFRQWMMIMLLWTASINICEPFFIPYLMKDLGFENRFVMLTLISVCLVQMSGFVSFLFWGRIIEKFGTRKVFLICHCLWSIIPIFYLLSASVKPILLISIAWLITGIFVNGTTIVNPAITSMLTKDKKRSTYLAVMTITSSLFGGLGTLIGSLIVKYFSIWHVFPVSLAARIFSFAVIYIVVMRKGIGDTTEVHISE